In one Lolium rigidum isolate FL_2022 chromosome 3, APGP_CSIRO_Lrig_0.1, whole genome shotgun sequence genomic region, the following are encoded:
- the LOC124700677 gene encoding uncharacterized protein LOC124700677, with amino-acid sequence MGLCVSCDVAADGAPTARVVLPSGELREYSQPATAAVALEEVGHGKEGWFLCDADAMGLQGSVTAVASADELQPGQIYFVLPAEMLRRSLTLEEVAALAVKASAALVKATSAGGRRRRGSVVPLVFTPSEEDYSDDSVMTFVASKPAVVKKRVVAYRGGRSPPRFSPDLTAIPESE; translated from the coding sequence ATGGGCCTCTGCGTGTCGTGCGACGTGGCTGCGGATGGCGCCCCGACCGCGAGGGTGGTGCTGCCCAGCGGCGAGCTCCGGGAGTACTCTCAGCCAGCCACCGCGGCAGTGGCGCTCGAGGAGGTCGGCCACGGCAAGGAGGGGTGGTTCCTCTGCGACGCCGACGCGATGGGGCTCCAGGGCTCCGTCACCGCAGTGGCCAGCGCCGACGAGCTCCAGCCGGGTCAGATCTACTTCGTGCTTCCGGCTGAGATGCTGCGACGCAGCCTCACGCTCGAGGAGGTGGCAGCGCTCGCCGTCAAGGCCAGTGCCGCCCTCGTCAAAGCCACGTctgccggcggccggcgccggcgaggctCTGTGGTGCCACTCGTGTTTACGCCGTCCGAGGAGGATTACTCGGACGATTCAGTGATGACCTTCGTTGCGTCGAAACCGGCTGTGGTCAAGAAGCGGGTGGTGGCGTACCGCGGCGGGAGGTCGCCGCCGAGGTTCTCTCCGGACTTGACCGCCATTCCGGAGAGCGAGTAG